The genomic DNA CGTTCTTAATCATAGATTCCAGCAGGCGAAGCGATCTCCTGTAGTAAAATAACAATAAACTATTAATCTATGTTACATTCCGGAGGACCTTCCCCATTCACGCCAATTCATTCCCGTTTTCTTTTCCCAATCCGATTCAAAAGTTTCTGTAAAGAAACCGTGCAGTTTTTCGAAGAGTCTTTTCCAGCCAGGCTCGAATTCATATTTCAGTACATCTTCAAGAAAGGGCACGATCTCGCCGAGCTTCTCTTTCGGCAGGTATGCCCGTGCCCCCTTTTCATATGATTGTTTCAGGGCTTCAGGGCTCAAGGCGCGGGCTGTGAGCATTACGACTTTTAAATTTTTCTCCACAGCAATATTGAGAAGAACGAAACCGCTGACTCCCATAATATCGAGGATTACAACGTCGTAATTATTGGATTCCAGCTTATTTGCCGCCTCTTCATATGTGGTGGCCTTATCAAAGATGCATTTTGGGCAGGCATCCATAATCTCTTCTTCGAGAACCGTCAAAACATCAGGCTCATCATCAACTGCCCATTTAAAACAGACTCAGCCATAAAGTGCTCCTCCTTTTCAATTTTTTCCTAAAGGGATGGGATTCGTATTATAAAACATGTCCCTCCTCCTTCCTTGCTTGACAGTTAATGGTTCCGCTCATTGTTTCCAGGATGGTTCTTAAACGTGAAAGGCCGAATCCGAGGCCTCCCATGTCGTTATAGCAACCATATTCCCTCGCCCCTTAAGGGAGAGAGGGAATAATCATGCTACCCATTCTACTGGATACCCAGTAGCTGTGGGGAGGTTCAATCCTGTTTTTTATCCCAATCCGCTCCGAATTTTTCTGTAAAGAAACTATGCAATTTATCATAGAGTCTTTTCCAGCCAGGCTCGAATTCATATTTCAGTACATCTTCAAGAAAGGGCACGATCTCGCCGAGCTTATT from Pseudomonadota bacterium includes the following:
- a CDS encoding response regulator yields the protein MTVLEEEIMDACPKCIFDKATTYEEAANKLESNNYDVVILDIMGVSGFVLLNIAVEKNLKVVMLTARALSPEALKQSYEKGARAYLPKEKLGEIVPFLEDVLKYEFEPGWKRLFEKLHGFFTETFESDWEKKTGMNWREWGRSSGM